In Propionimicrobium sp. PCR01-08-3, one DNA window encodes the following:
- a CDS encoding type II CAAX endopeptidase family protein encodes MSSDARQPDEKWSEEARSDGIQDPEGVRSDGAATSSQQNPASMQSEEDPQVPRRPRKTDEGASGDDALRPDGDPQAPRTRAHLRPKIDEDLQAKAVLPSEAQPGTDTRPSSGTGTASAPSWRPVIIYCVVAYALAWLAALPLWLGSGLTSPAFLVCSVTMMFTPTIAAVIVTKFVEHRPIWSALGIKPNASAGRTIGFLALAMVVIYAVVLLGMVSSALFGTYKFDLADLSGFRMLLDSQLDAGGTPVESLGMPLRLVWALQFVNVVIGSVINVIPAAGEEVGWRGYLFPRLLELTGSLPALLISGVIWGLWHAPLILLGYNYPSNPGLGLLAMCVFAIGIGAILAWLRQKGGSIWPSALAHGSLNAAAGSFMLMFADADFTVDTMSGTIMGWGGWPVLLVVVVVLLVCRAFGPVAPHRQIGSDHV; translated from the coding sequence ATGAGTAGCGATGCCCGGCAGCCGGACGAAAAGTGGAGCGAGGAGGCGCGATCGGATGGCATCCAGGATCCCGAGGGCGTTCGATCTGACGGCGCTGCAACCAGCTCGCAGCAGAATCCGGCATCCATGCAATCAGAGGAGGATCCACAAGTCCCACGGCGGCCGAGAAAGACTGATGAGGGCGCGTCCGGGGATGATGCGTTGCGGCCGGATGGAGACCCGCAAGCTCCTCGGACACGAGCGCACCTGCGGCCGAAGATTGACGAGGACCTGCAAGCGAAGGCCGTGCTGCCTTCTGAGGCGCAGCCGGGCACTGACACCAGGCCGAGTTCGGGAACCGGAACTGCGTCGGCGCCGAGCTGGCGTCCGGTCATCATCTACTGTGTGGTCGCCTACGCGCTCGCCTGGTTGGCGGCGCTGCCGCTGTGGCTCGGATCAGGCCTGACCAGCCCGGCGTTCCTGGTCTGCTCGGTGACCATGATGTTCACCCCGACGATTGCCGCGGTGATCGTGACGAAATTCGTTGAGCATCGTCCAATCTGGTCCGCACTCGGCATCAAACCGAATGCCTCGGCCGGGCGGACGATCGGTTTTCTCGCGCTCGCCATGGTGGTCATCTACGCGGTAGTGCTGCTCGGGATGGTATCCAGCGCGTTGTTCGGCACTTACAAGTTCGATCTGGCGGACCTTTCCGGGTTCCGGATGCTGCTCGACTCGCAACTGGACGCGGGCGGCACGCCGGTCGAATCGTTGGGCATGCCGCTGCGGCTGGTCTGGGCGCTGCAGTTCGTCAATGTCGTCATCGGCTCGGTGATCAACGTGATCCCTGCCGCGGGCGAGGAGGTCGGTTGGCGGGGATATCTCTTCCCTCGGCTTCTCGAGCTGACCGGCTCGCTGCCCGCGCTGCTGATCTCTGGTGTCATCTGGGGACTGTGGCATGCGCCGCTGATCTTGCTCGGCTACAACTATCCGTCGAACCCCGGGCTGGGTCTGCTGGCGATGTGTGTCTTCGCCATCGGCATCGGAGCAATCCTCGCGTGGCTACGGCAAAAGGGTGGCTCGATCTGGCCGTCGGCACTGGCACACGGCTCGCTCAACGCGGCGGCCGGATCGTTCATGCTCATGTTCGCGGACGCAGACTTCACCGTCGACACCATGAGCGGGACGATCATGGGGTGGGGCGGCTGGCCGGTTCTGCTGGTGGTGGTCGTCGTGCTGCTGGTCTGTCGGGCCTTCGGGCCTGTTGCGCCTCACCGGCAGATAGGGTCAGACCATGTATGA
- a CDS encoding DUF4177 domain-containing protein has protein sequence MYEYAFELVPFTLLLKPKVDYAEVTRQYAEQGWRLAHVVSVPSNEGNGQAIQLVFERPSKGPQDVTRADYQAPPNFNGR, from the coding sequence ATGTATGAATATGCTTTCGAGTTGGTGCCGTTCACACTCTTGCTCAAGCCCAAGGTGGACTACGCGGAAGTGACCAGGCAATACGCCGAGCAGGGCTGGCGGCTCGCACATGTCGTGTCGGTGCCATCCAATGAAGGAAACGGCCAGGCGATTCAGCTGGTTTTCGAGAGACCCTCGAAGGGTCCTCAGGATGTCACCCGGGCCGACTACCAGGCACCGCCCAATTTCAACGGTCGATGA
- a CDS encoding beta-propeller fold lactonase family protein: MTSSLVLLGNSKDGTINTFDLTGDTLTPLAVSEVGVPGLPLAVDARRDLVFAGTTKPGGVTTMKLDRATGTLEAVGRVEAPGAMVYLRLSDDGSRLFWASYHDGVGGVFTVDESGALHPLGDEIHYPNLHSVQVSADGRFAYFVSLHDDLIAQYSVTDAGLAPLDPPTVAAPEGSGPRHIIVTRDQESVFVNTEYSGEVLHYRRDPASGTLDFIASQVCIPTDRGLTHSRFGADPRAEDLIWGADLHLDDSETRLYCSERTRATITALDIASHGVLGEMIAHSDVVAQPRGFAILPNGDLLVASEIDRIVGQYRPDGDSALSLVASFPAGLGAYWIEVIDR, encoded by the coding sequence ATGACTTCTTCTCTGGTGTTGCTGGGCAATTCGAAAGACGGCACGATCAACACCTTTGATCTAACCGGGGACACGTTGACGCCGCTCGCGGTCAGTGAAGTCGGCGTTCCGGGGCTGCCGCTGGCGGTCGATGCCCGGCGAGATCTGGTTTTTGCGGGCACCACCAAGCCGGGTGGTGTCACCACCATGAAGCTCGATCGCGCCACCGGGACCCTCGAAGCGGTCGGCCGGGTGGAGGCACCGGGCGCGATGGTCTATCTCCGGTTGTCTGATGACGGTTCCAGGTTGTTCTGGGCGTCCTACCACGATGGCGTCGGCGGGGTTTTCACGGTCGACGAGAGCGGTGCGCTGCATCCGCTCGGCGACGAGATCCACTACCCGAACCTGCACAGCGTGCAAGTCAGCGCCGATGGCCGGTTTGCCTACTTTGTGTCACTGCACGACGATCTGATCGCCCAGTATTCGGTGACCGATGCCGGCCTGGCGCCGCTGGACCCGCCGACGGTTGCAGCGCCAGAAGGATCGGGGCCCAGGCACATCATCGTGACCCGCGATCAGGAGTCGGTGTTCGTCAACACCGAGTATTCGGGCGAGGTGCTGCACTACCGCCGCGATCCGGCGTCCGGGACACTCGACTTCATCGCCTCCCAGGTGTGCATCCCGACCGACCGGGGGCTCACCCACAGCCGCTTCGGCGCGGATCCGCGCGCCGAGGACCTGATCTGGGGTGCCGACCTTCATCTGGACGATTCGGAGACCCGGCTCTACTGCTCGGAGCGCACGCGAGCCACCATCACTGCCCTGGACATCGCGTCGCACGGCGTGCTGGGCGAGATGATCGCGCATTCGGACGTCGTTGCTCAGCCGCGCGGCTTCGCGATCCTGCCGAATGGCGATCTGTTGGTCGCCTCCGAGATCGACCGGATCGTCGGGCAGTACCGTCCGGACGGCGACTCTGCCCTGAGCTTGGTGGCGAGTTTCCCGGCCGGGCTGGGTGCCTACTGGATCGAAGTCATCGACCGTTGA